A genomic region of Herbaspirillum sp. DW155 contains the following coding sequences:
- a CDS encoding IS3 family transposase (programmed frameshift), with protein sequence MTSFTTRQTVEHIEILTEPERRRRRTPQEKIAIVQETLAPGASVSAVARRHGVNANQVFGWRKQYQEGSLTAVKAGETVVPASELAAAIKEIKELQRLLGKKTMENEILREAVEWGRSKNPDCALALAAGGRPMKVVCDVLGVARSAVAVKRARSPEWRDGRSARKVGDSGLLEEIELYVASLPSYGYRRIWALLRRSRESLGQACVNHKRVYRVMREHALLLRRPGVRRDNRRHDGRVAVKQSNARWCSDGFEFRCDDGAALRVTFALDCCDREAISWAATTGGHSGDVVRDVMLAAVEQRFGSTQTPQVIEWLSDNGSAYIDHRTRSFARELGLEPLTTPVRSPQSNGMAERFVKTMKHDYIAFMDKPDVPTALTHLASAFEQYNERHPHKALKYRSPREFRRAAASVT encoded by the exons ATGACCAGTTTTACGACTAGGCAAACCGTGGAGCACATCGAGATTCTGACCGAGCCGGAGCGTCGCAGAAGACGCACGCCCCAAGAAAAAATAGCCATCGTCCAGGAGACCTTGGCTCCTGGAGCTTCCGTATCAGCCGTTGCCAGGCGACACGGGGTGAACGCGAACCAGGTGTTTGGTTGGCGCAAGCAGTACCAGGAAGGCAGTCTGACCGCCGTCAAGGCTGGCGAGACGGTAGTCCCGGCCTCGGAGCTGGCCGCGGCCATCAAGGAAATCAAAGAACTGCAGCGGCTGTTGGGCAAGAAGACCATGGAGAACGAGATTCTGCGCGAGGCCGTCGAATGGGGCCGGTCAAAAAACC CTGATTGCGCGCTCGCCCTTGCTGCCGGAGGACGACCAATGAAAGTGGTCTGTGACGTTCTCGGTGTGGCGCGCTCTGCAGTGGCAGTAAAACGAGCCCGGAGCCCGGAATGGCGAGATGGCCGTAGTGCTCGCAAAGTCGGCGACAGCGGCTTGCTCGAAGAGATTGAGCTGTATGTCGCGAGCTTGCCGAGCTATGGCTATCGCCGCATCTGGGCTTTGCTGCGACGTAGCCGGGAATCTCTGGGGCAAGCGTGCGTGAACCATAAGCGGGTCTATCGCGTCATGCGAGAGCACGCGTTGCTGCTGCGCCGACCTGGTGTGAGACGCGACAATCGACGCCACGATGGTCGCGTAGCGGTCAAGCAAAGTAATGCGCGCTGGTGTTCGGACGGCTTCGAATTCCGTTGTGATGACGGGGCTGCATTGAGAGTGACGTTTGCACTGGATTGTTGTGACCGTGAAGCCATCAGCTGGGCGGCCACTACCGGTGGGCATAGCGGGGATGTCGTGCGCGACGTGATGCTGGCCGCCGTGGAGCAGAGGTTTGGAAGCACGCAGACTCCACAGGTGATTGAATGGCTCAGCGACAACGGCTCGGCCTACATCGACCATCGCACACGCAGCTTCGCTCGCGAGCTGGGATTGGAGCCCTTGACCACGCCCGTGCGCTCGCCACAGAGTAACGGCATGGCGGAGCGGTTCGTAAAAACGATGAAGCATGATTACATCGCCTTCATGGACAAGCCCGATGTGCCTACGGCGCTCACGCATCTGGCCTCTGCCTTCGAGCAATACAATGAGCGCCATCCGCACAAGGCCCTGAAATACCGCTCGCCTCGCGAGTTCAGACGGGCTGCAGCATCAGTAACTTAA
- a CDS encoding helix-turn-helix transcriptional regulator, with the protein MSYQEIVARALKGRTVNATAKQWGLPQATLDRYVKGQRLPDYTTAKKMADEAGVSYGEMFEILALEEEKRKGYNRAPSADVAQLVEQLIRNQIARISKSRQRLRQLRRKNFTN; encoded by the coding sequence ATGAGTTATCAAGAAATCGTCGCTCGCGCACTCAAAGGGCGCACCGTGAACGCAACCGCGAAGCAGTGGGGCTTGCCGCAGGCGACGTTAGATAGATATGTGAAGGGGCAACGCTTGCCGGATTACACGACAGCAAAGAAGATGGCGGACGAGGCTGGAGTCAGCTACGGAGAAATGTTTGAAATACTTGCACTAGAAGAAGAGAAAAGAAAAGGATATAATCGCGCTCCTTCAGCTGATGTAGCTCAGTTGGTAGAGCAACTGATTCGTAATCAAATCGCACGAATCAGTAAATCCCGGCAACGCCTTAGGCAGTTACGACGTAAAAATTTCACTAATTGA
- a CDS encoding AAA family ATPase, whose product MNNRSKLVRISVRNIGCVGPEGVEVALDDVVCLVGRNNAGKSTILRSYELAKGTLPFTVARDRYQHAPDDEPSEIFLDVHIPDGIGNVDPKWKEDVDGLRIVRSRWQWFAPSFSQIRSTWDPSANGGSGGWAEDAKAGGADPVFLSRLPRPIRIGSLDDTAKMEETLLQLVLAPLIRRVEEERLNKESRLAHAISDIASQIATLSAEHTEHFQKVSDRVTNGFQSIFPSLHVQLNVSTLPLSPKLGDLLKNGSTLDVSDDRTKTSLHHQGTGARRALFWAMVQVHNELSRDGELRAEYRDSLLKGIKDCEAKKKKKGEDVAAQDSKIEELQAKLRAHDAGGAIPVSDDDPAFPGYLLLIDEPENALHPIAARAAQRHLYQLASNPDWQVMLTTHSPYFINPFEDHTTIVRLERSGGSDGGVTHRTYRSDLIGFNTEDKRRLAALQHIDPSFSEVFFGSYPILVEGDTEHAAFISSIVETDHALLNQITIVRARGKAILAPLISVLTHFKINFGLLHDVDPPYKKDGSANGMWTENIKILQAVQLARESGVEVRHRVSVPDFERFLGGEEENKDKPLSAYLAIAGSKELQAKVQHLLTELMSSSDLEPFSSEDPQCVDYDGWLRTKIAAWAKGHGLGEEIRFAGKGDA is encoded by the coding sequence GTGAATAATAGATCGAAGTTGGTGCGTATCTCAGTACGCAATATTGGGTGTGTGGGGCCTGAGGGCGTGGAAGTCGCGTTAGACGATGTGGTCTGTTTGGTCGGGCGTAACAACGCCGGTAAGTCAACCATCTTAAGGTCTTATGAGCTGGCAAAGGGAACGCTTCCTTTTACAGTAGCTAGAGACAGGTACCAGCACGCTCCTGACGATGAGCCATCTGAAATCTTTCTCGACGTGCATATCCCCGATGGTATTGGTAATGTCGACCCTAAGTGGAAAGAAGACGTTGATGGCTTGCGTATAGTACGCAGTCGCTGGCAGTGGTTTGCGCCCAGTTTTTCCCAAATTCGCTCTACTTGGGACCCTTCTGCAAATGGTGGTTCAGGTGGCTGGGCCGAGGACGCGAAGGCAGGGGGGGCTGATCCTGTTTTCCTATCTAGATTGCCGAGGCCTATACGTATTGGCTCGCTAGATGACACGGCAAAGATGGAGGAGACTCTTTTGCAGCTTGTTTTGGCACCGTTGATTAGAAGGGTCGAAGAAGAACGGTTGAATAAAGAGTCCCGGCTCGCGCACGCTATATCTGATATTGCTAGTCAAATAGCTACGCTGAGTGCTGAGCATACCGAGCATTTCCAAAAAGTTTCAGATCGTGTTACTAACGGGTTTCAGAGTATTTTTCCTTCGCTACATGTTCAGTTGAACGTTAGCACCCTCCCCCTATCACCTAAGCTTGGCGATTTATTGAAAAATGGATCAACGTTAGACGTATCCGACGATAGGACGAAGACATCTCTTCATCATCAGGGCACTGGTGCTCGGCGTGCTTTATTTTGGGCGATGGTGCAAGTACATAACGAACTCAGCAGGGATGGTGAATTGAGAGCTGAATATCGCGATTCTCTGTTGAAAGGCATTAAAGACTGTGAAGCCAAAAAAAAGAAGAAAGGTGAAGATGTTGCCGCTCAAGACAGTAAAATTGAGGAGCTGCAAGCAAAATTGCGTGCTCATGATGCAGGTGGGGCGATTCCGGTAAGTGACGACGATCCTGCATTCCCAGGTTATCTTCTTCTTATAGATGAGCCAGAGAACGCGTTGCATCCGATTGCTGCACGGGCGGCGCAGCGGCATCTGTATCAGCTTGCGAGTAACCCTGACTGGCAAGTAATGCTTACTACGCACTCCCCCTACTTCATTAATCCGTTCGAGGACCATACTACGATTGTGCGTCTCGAGCGATCTGGTGGTTCGGATGGGGGCGTCACGCATCGGACCTATCGTTCCGACTTGATTGGATTCAATACTGAGGATAAGCGTCGCCTTGCAGCCCTCCAACATATTGATCCCAGTTTTTCGGAAGTTTTTTTTGGTTCTTACCCAATTCTCGTCGAGGGAGATACCGAACATGCCGCGTTTATATCTTCTATCGTCGAGACCGACCACGCTCTTTTGAACCAGATAACTATCGTACGAGCCCGAGGGAAGGCTATTCTTGCGCCGCTAATCTCAGTTTTAACTCATTTTAAAATCAATTTTGGTTTGCTTCATGATGTGGATCCGCCGTATAAGAAGGACGGTTCTGCGAATGGCATGTGGACAGAGAATATAAAGATTTTGCAGGCTGTTCAGCTAGCTCGAGAGAGTGGCGTGGAAGTTCGTCATCGAGTGAGTGTTCCAGACTTTGAACGCTTTTTAGGAGGGGAGGAGGAGAACAAAGACAAGCCTTTGAGTGCCTATCTTGCTATAGCTGGCAGTAAAGAGCTGCAAGCGAAGGTTCAGCATTTGCTTACGGAATTAATGTCATCTTCTGATCTTGAGCCATTCAGTAGCGAAGATCCGCAGTGTGTGGATTATGATGGTTGGTTACGAACGAAGATTGCTGCCTGGGCCAAGGGCCATGGACTTGGTGAAGAAATTCGTTTTGCTGGAAAAGGTGATGCGTGA
- a CDS encoding XcyI family restriction endonuclease produces the protein MSQFNLPDPTLQISFAASLAEIRSLHLQDALLATVRELEIPAIDLELGDFVPAHCLSLLAGHGLRGEVLFPVPSILRASPNLLGYYRMLYGFSQKEFYTKATGFAPLKALEVRGVITAKNSALLQEACESLCEAGVLLLAGIGTQQLSLELLSDLTLLTLGPQLRGGANVRRGAAGIRIVFNSIFEIVESHVTNSDINSIELKNAAGRTVLIQFAADPDIIIQEEVSANLRRQLIAIEVKAGRDFSNIHNRLGEAEKSHQKARAEGYAECWTVVNVDKMDLALARQESPSTNRFYKISDLTKATGSDYSDFRDRIISLTGIPT, from the coding sequence TTGTCGCAATTTAATTTACCTGATCCGACTTTACAAATATCGTTTGCGGCTTCGTTAGCAGAAATTAGGTCGCTCCATCTTCAGGATGCTCTTCTGGCGACGGTTCGGGAATTGGAAATCCCTGCTATTGATTTGGAGCTCGGAGATTTTGTCCCAGCCCATTGTCTTTCTTTGTTGGCTGGTCACGGTTTGAGAGGCGAGGTCTTATTTCCGGTCCCTTCCATTCTGAGAGCCTCTCCTAATTTGCTTGGTTATTACCGAATGCTGTATGGTTTCAGCCAAAAAGAGTTCTATACAAAAGCTACAGGGTTCGCGCCACTTAAAGCGCTCGAGGTGCGTGGCGTTATAACTGCAAAGAACTCGGCGTTGTTGCAGGAGGCTTGCGAGTCTTTATGCGAAGCAGGGGTTCTTTTGTTAGCAGGAATTGGTACGCAGCAGTTGAGCTTGGAGTTGCTCAGTGATTTGACGCTGCTAACTCTAGGTCCTCAATTGCGGGGCGGGGCCAATGTTCGGCGCGGAGCCGCTGGAATTCGGATTGTTTTTAATTCGATATTTGAAATTGTTGAGTCGCATGTAACGAATAGCGATATAAATTCTATCGAGCTTAAAAATGCGGCGGGGCGGACTGTACTTATCCAATTCGCTGCTGATCCCGACATTATCATTCAAGAAGAAGTTAGCGCCAATTTACGGCGTCAGTTAATCGCCATTGAAGTGAAAGCGGGCCGAGACTTTTCAAATATCCATAATCGGCTCGGGGAGGCGGAGAAGAGCCATCAAAAGGCCCGAGCCGAAGGCTATGCTGAATGTTGGACCGTTGTGAATGTAGATAAAATGGATTTGGCTTTGGCGCGCCAGGAATCACCTTCCACTAATAGGTTCTATAAGATATCTGATCTGACGAAGGCGACCGGCTCAGATTATTCTGATTTTCGGGATCGCATTATTTCTTTAACAGGCATCCCTACTTGA